From the genome of Leguminivora glycinivorella isolate SPB_JAAS2020 chromosome 26, LegGlyc_1.1, whole genome shotgun sequence, one region includes:
- the LOC125239778 gene encoding zinc finger protein OZF-like, giving the protein MPFRRAANIYKCFYCYKNMNKASDLREHHDSHDDDGLKFRTVKRCAIQFPTCLDITDLKCKLCHMDYDDLNSFLVHLQEDHKKIFTMEATKHIECYKISDGNMKCLICGEIFEYFYPLLIHTVRSHRESALKCEACGQSFSCKYGLKKHQTTHENPEVFPCGHCEKTFTSARNRREHEKRTHDEKARKCHICGEILGSTFKKAMHLENVHNIMGEFKCDTCPKIFRLRNHLVSHVQRVHLKERNKVCMVCGDKFFNNNLLRLHMVRHSDEKPFECEICNKKFTRKKGLDMHVRTHTGDKRCVCQMCGAAFVQTASLKLHLRVHHGIEKKAEQN; this is encoded by the coding sequence ATGCCCTTCCGCCGCGCCGCCAACATCTACAAGTGTTTCTACTGCTACAAGAACATGAACAAGGCCAGTGACCTTCGCGAACATCATGACTCGCACGACGATGATGGACTCAAGTTCCGCACCGTCAAACGATGCGCCATACAGTTCCCAACCTGCTTAGACATCACTGATTTAAAATGTAAACTCTGCCATATGGACTATGACGATTTGAATTCATTTTTAGTTCATCTGCAGGAGGACCATAAGAAAATATTCACAATGGAAGCGACAAAACATATCGAATGCTATAAAATATCTGACGGGAACATGAAATGTCTCATTTGCGGAGAAATATTTGAGTACTTTTACCCCTTACTCATTCACACCGTAAGATCTCATAGAGAAAGCGCATTAAAATGCGAAGCATGCGGACAGAGCTTTAGCTGCAAATACGGTCTGAAAAAACACCAAACAACTCATGAAAACCCAGAAGTGTTCCCCTGTGGACATTGTGAAAAAACATTCACGTCTGCTCGTAACAGGCGCGAGCATGAAAAGCGAACTCACGATGAAAAAGCTAGAAAATGTCATATCTGCGGGGAAATACTAGGCAGTACATTCAAAAAGGCAATGCATTTAGAGAATGTTCATAATATCATGGGAGAGTTCAAATGCGACACCTGTCCTAAAATATTTCGGCTCCGTAACCATCTAGTCAGCCACGTCCAACGCGTACATCTCAAAGAGAGGAACAAAGTGTGCATGGTGTGCGGAGACAAGTTTTTCAACAATAACCTGTTGAGACTCCACATGGTGCGCCATAGCGATGAAAAACCATTCGAGTGCGAAATATGTAATAAGAAGTTTACTAGAAAAAAGGGGTTGGATATGCATGTGAGAACGCATACGGGGGATAAGAGGTGTGTGTGTCAGATGTGCGGCGCGGCTTTCGTGCAGACGGCGAGCTTGAAGTTGCATCTGAGAGTGCATCACGGGATTGAGAAGAAAGCGGAGCAGAACTAA